In Phlebotomus papatasi isolate M1 chromosome 1, Ppap_2.1, whole genome shotgun sequence, the following proteins share a genomic window:
- the LOC129799715 gene encoding interference hedgehog isoform X2 produces the protein MMSPQRISLMAFLRWRIPFLVVLNLALVATTTTAPSSKLRLYMVRSPETTVAPLGDEVLFECALNVEPERLEWRFRPQGGKNELMYLNETAGYNITFKDGVSKLRIYVSPKTIGEYQCIAWYGALALASVSAKLTLATISLGNDNNIFEQDGFGVNILDGSSKRRNPPPQIIHWQVSPGNSIIIKCGDIVSNPPPVWRYYKDNTQIQSSVLQLSSGALILTSLTPKDSGSYWCSAMNSITNTDIKIPRRTDLNVTETPRTAPTFLSQPPSVITVKPGATAILECPGIGNPVPKAVWSRPDMSIFNNRTLFVPYGLQITKVVPEDRGNYVCRLDNGISPALAHTIRLDVLEAPTIIEGPRATLTNESDMLHLDCHARGYPEPMITWMINGIDVQRDPLIHSNGSSLFIKSVQKKHAGIVQCFAKNAAGEVNEGNLLQVNPKQIPGEIEVSPLGSVPESTKSSIDHPGKQKGGGRKKHKHPVMIPPSRPSVTRLSDESVMVRWTVPSEEGLPIQFFKVQYRMLGDPARKISRSQWMTCGEDIPPHVRSYEVQSLKPDQLYRFRIAAVYSNNDNKLGNTSGKFHLQKASQLSVAKSHLAAPNLQKVEGVTENAIMLSWAFPSNPPTPIDGFYIHFRPASTAGEYSKATVDGMTVRHFLMDYLEPGTAYEFKLQSFTSSAASEFSSILTGKTLKPPTKATTITPSVVAASESSQSSSSNLPLIAGGAGGGGLLLLLIILTCVCIKKRKKSQTDDGVTESKAHPDHIQAEPNGFPVGGGRVLGSPIHKSSRLNGVVPRMNITANPLAQEGDKNRNVMEMRFLPNSMPTPVAANPAHLVQQQQQQQQQQNNNCPPQTLLVERRGNVRQYNNGDVKVPLNQTDSSSMRRTRKHTSGIPVPSSPRMMHHNRSPMPIRAQTGAKRPQTARLGAHTENISSGSLNSIEV, from the exons ATGATGTCTCCACAACGGATATCTCTTATGGCGTTCCTGCGGTGGCGGATTCCGTTTCTGGTGGTGCTCAATTTGGCCCTGGTGGCCACAACGACAACGGCACCATCGTCAAAGTTGCGCCTATACATGGTGCGATCGCCAGAGACTACGGTTGCACCTCTTGGTGATGAGGTGCTCTTTGAATGTGCACTGAATGTGGAACCGGAGCGACTTGAGTGGCGCTTCCGGCCACAAGGTGGCAAAAATGAATTGATGTACCTGAATGAAACAGCCGGCTACAACATTACATTTAAGGATGGTGTGAGCAAATTGAGGATCTACGTGAGCCCCAAGACAATTGGGGAGTATCAATGTATTGCATGGTATGGTGCATTAGCTTTGGCATCTGTCTCAGCTAAACTCACACTAGCCACAATTTCCCTTGGCAATGATAACA atatttttgaaCAAGATGGATTTGGTGTAAATATTCTTGATGGATCATCCAAGAGGAGGAATCCACCGCCTCAAATAATTCATTGGCAAGTGTCTCCGGGGAATAGTATTATCATAAAGTGTGGTGATATAGTTTCAAATCCTCCTCCTGTTTGGAGATATTACAA GGATAATACGCAAATTCAATCGTCAGTCCTTCAATTGTCTTCCGGAGCTCTTATTCTGACATCACTGACGCCTAAGGACTCAGGATCTTACTGGTGTTCAGCTATGAATAGCATTACAAATACTGATATCAAAATACCCAGGAGAACGGATCTCAATGTGACTGAAACGCCAAGAACAGCTCCAACTTTCCTCTCGCAACCACCGTCGGTGATTACAGTGAAACCGGGAGCAACGGCAATACTTGAGTGTCCGGGAATTGGAAATCCTGTGCCAAAGGCTGTCTGGAGTCGTCCGGATATGTCAATTTTCAACAATAGAACTCTCTTTGTGCCATATGGACTGCAAATAACAAAGGTTGTGCCAGAAGATCGAGGGAATTATGTGTGTCGTCTGGACAATGGAATCTCACCGGCATTGGCTCATACAATACGCCTTGATGTCCTAGAAGCACCGACAATCATTGAGGGACCACGAGCAACTCTCACAAATGAGAGTGATATGCTTCATCTTGATTGTCATGCTAGAGGATACCCAGAGCCAATGATCACGTGGATGATCAATGGTATTGATGTTCAACGGGATCCTCTGATTCACTCAAATGGATCGAGTCTCTTCATTAAGTCCGTGCAGAAGAAACATGCTGGAATTGTGCAATGTTTTGCCAAGAATGCTGCAGGAGAA GTCAACGAAGGAAATTTGCTGCAAGTCAATCCTAAGCAAATTCCAGGAGAAATTGAAGTGTCACCTTTAGGATCAGTTCCTGAATCAACAAAATCTAGCATAGATCATCCGGGAAAGCAAAAAGGCGGAGGCAGGAAGAAGCACAAGCATC CTGTTATGATTCCACCATCAAGACCGAGTGTAACTAGACTCTCGGATGAATCTGTGATGGTTCGATGGACAGTTCCATCGGAGGAGGGTTTGCCTATTCAGTTTTTCAAAGTTCAGTACAGAATGTTGGGAGATCCTGCGAGGAAAATTTCCAGATCGCAGTGGATGACATGTGGTGAGGATATTCCTCCCCATGTGCGATCGTATGAAGTGCAGAGTCTCAAGCCAGATCAACTCTATCGGTTTCGAATAGCAGCTGTTTATTCGAATAATGACAACAAATTGGGCAATACTTCGGGAAAGTTCCATTTGCAGAAGGCATCACAGTTGAGTGTGGCCAAGAGTCATCTGGCGGCGCCAAATTTGCAAAAAGTTGAAGGTGTAACAGAAAATGCTATTATGCTCTCGTGGGCCTTCCCATCGAATCCACCTACACCCATTGATGGCTTCTACATCCATTTCCGCCCAGCATCGACAGCCGGAGAATATTCAAAGGCCACAGTGGATGGGATGACTGTACGGCACTTCCTTATGGATTATCTGGAACCAGGTACAGCCTATGAGTTCAAACTGCAGAGTTTTACATCATCAGCAGCATCGGAATTCAGTTCAATTCTTACGGGAAAGACACTGAAACCACCCACAAAAGCAACGACAATTACACCTTCTGTTGTAGCTGCTTCGGAATCTTCCCAAAGTTCCTCGTCGAATTTACCATTGATTGCAGGTGGAGCTGGTGGAGGTGGTTTGTTGCTCCTCCTGATCATTCTCACATGCGTTTGCATCAAGAAACGCAAAAAGTCCCAAACAGATG ACGGAGTCACTGAGAGTAAAGCCCATCCGGATCACATTCAAGCTGAACCAAATGGTTTTCCTGTAGGAGGTGGAAGGGTTTTAGGTTCACCAATTCACAAAAGCAGTCGACTGAATGGTGTGGTACCTCGTATGAATATAACAGCTAATCCTCTGGCCCAGGAGGGTGACAAG AATCGCAATGTGATGGAGATGCGCTTCCTGCCAAATTCGATGCCAACCCCCGTGGCTGCAAATCCTGCCCATTTGGTGCAGCAacagcagcaacagcagcagcagcagaatAACAATTGTCCACCGCAGACGCTGCTTGTGGAGCGCCGGGGAAATGTGCGTCAGTACAACAATGGGGACGTTAAGGTGCCACTCAATCAGACAGATAGTTCATCCATGAGGCGCACGAGGAAGCACACTTCGGGCATCCCGGTGCCAAGTAGTCCACGGATGATGCATCATAATCGTTCACCCATGCCAATTCGGGCACAGACAGGTGCCAAGAGGCCACAGACGGCACGCTTAGGTGCTCATACGGAAAATATCTCATCCGGCAGTCTAAACAGTATTGAAGTGTGA
- the LOC129799715 gene encoding interference hedgehog isoform X1 — translation MMSPQRISLMAFLRWRIPFLVVLNLALVATTTTAPSSKLRLYMVRSPETTVAPLGDEVLFECALNVEPERLEWRFRPQGGKNELMYLNETAGYNITFKDGVSKLRIYVSPKTIGEYQCIAWYGALALASVSAKLTLATISLGNDNNIFEQDGFGVNILDGSSKRRNPPPQIIHWQVSPGNSIIIKCGDIVSNPPPVWRYYKDNTQIQSSVLQLSSGALILTSLTPKDSGSYWCSAMNSITNTDIKIPRRTDLNVTETPRTAPTFLSQPPSVITVKPGATAILECPGIGNPVPKAVWSRPDMSIFNNRTLFVPYGLQITKVVPEDRGNYVCRLDNGISPALAHTIRLDVLEAPTIIEGPRATLTNESDMLHLDCHARGYPEPMITWMINGIDVQRDPLIHSNGSSLFIKSVQKKHAGIVQCFAKNAAGEVNEGNLLQVNPKQIPGEIEVSPLGSVPESTKSSIDHPGKQKGGGRKKHKHRKFFRTVMIPPSRPSVTRLSDESVMVRWTVPSEEGLPIQFFKVQYRMLGDPARKISRSQWMTCGEDIPPHVRSYEVQSLKPDQLYRFRIAAVYSNNDNKLGNTSGKFHLQKASQLSVAKSHLAAPNLQKVEGVTENAIMLSWAFPSNPPTPIDGFYIHFRPASTAGEYSKATVDGMTVRHFLMDYLEPGTAYEFKLQSFTSSAASEFSSILTGKTLKPPTKATTITPSVVAASESSQSSSSNLPLIAGGAGGGGLLLLLIILTCVCIKKRKKSQTDDGVTESKAHPDHIQAEPNGFPVGGGRVLGSPIHKSSRLNGVVPRMNITANPLAQEGDKNRNVMEMRFLPNSMPTPVAANPAHLVQQQQQQQQQQNNNCPPQTLLVERRGNVRQYNNGDVKVPLNQTDSSSMRRTRKHTSGIPVPSSPRMMHHNRSPMPIRAQTGAKRPQTARLGAHTENISSGSLNSIEV, via the exons ATGATGTCTCCACAACGGATATCTCTTATGGCGTTCCTGCGGTGGCGGATTCCGTTTCTGGTGGTGCTCAATTTGGCCCTGGTGGCCACAACGACAACGGCACCATCGTCAAAGTTGCGCCTATACATGGTGCGATCGCCAGAGACTACGGTTGCACCTCTTGGTGATGAGGTGCTCTTTGAATGTGCACTGAATGTGGAACCGGAGCGACTTGAGTGGCGCTTCCGGCCACAAGGTGGCAAAAATGAATTGATGTACCTGAATGAAACAGCCGGCTACAACATTACATTTAAGGATGGTGTGAGCAAATTGAGGATCTACGTGAGCCCCAAGACAATTGGGGAGTATCAATGTATTGCATGGTATGGTGCATTAGCTTTGGCATCTGTCTCAGCTAAACTCACACTAGCCACAATTTCCCTTGGCAATGATAACA atatttttgaaCAAGATGGATTTGGTGTAAATATTCTTGATGGATCATCCAAGAGGAGGAATCCACCGCCTCAAATAATTCATTGGCAAGTGTCTCCGGGGAATAGTATTATCATAAAGTGTGGTGATATAGTTTCAAATCCTCCTCCTGTTTGGAGATATTACAA GGATAATACGCAAATTCAATCGTCAGTCCTTCAATTGTCTTCCGGAGCTCTTATTCTGACATCACTGACGCCTAAGGACTCAGGATCTTACTGGTGTTCAGCTATGAATAGCATTACAAATACTGATATCAAAATACCCAGGAGAACGGATCTCAATGTGACTGAAACGCCAAGAACAGCTCCAACTTTCCTCTCGCAACCACCGTCGGTGATTACAGTGAAACCGGGAGCAACGGCAATACTTGAGTGTCCGGGAATTGGAAATCCTGTGCCAAAGGCTGTCTGGAGTCGTCCGGATATGTCAATTTTCAACAATAGAACTCTCTTTGTGCCATATGGACTGCAAATAACAAAGGTTGTGCCAGAAGATCGAGGGAATTATGTGTGTCGTCTGGACAATGGAATCTCACCGGCATTGGCTCATACAATACGCCTTGATGTCCTAGAAGCACCGACAATCATTGAGGGACCACGAGCAACTCTCACAAATGAGAGTGATATGCTTCATCTTGATTGTCATGCTAGAGGATACCCAGAGCCAATGATCACGTGGATGATCAATGGTATTGATGTTCAACGGGATCCTCTGATTCACTCAAATGGATCGAGTCTCTTCATTAAGTCCGTGCAGAAGAAACATGCTGGAATTGTGCAATGTTTTGCCAAGAATGCTGCAGGAGAA GTCAACGAAGGAAATTTGCTGCAAGTCAATCCTAAGCAAATTCCAGGAGAAATTGAAGTGTCACCTTTAGGATCAGTTCCTGAATCAACAAAATCTAGCATAGATCATCCGGGAAAGCAAAAAGGCGGAGGCAGGAAGAAGCACAAGCATCGTAAGTTTTTCAGAA CTGTTATGATTCCACCATCAAGACCGAGTGTAACTAGACTCTCGGATGAATCTGTGATGGTTCGATGGACAGTTCCATCGGAGGAGGGTTTGCCTATTCAGTTTTTCAAAGTTCAGTACAGAATGTTGGGAGATCCTGCGAGGAAAATTTCCAGATCGCAGTGGATGACATGTGGTGAGGATATTCCTCCCCATGTGCGATCGTATGAAGTGCAGAGTCTCAAGCCAGATCAACTCTATCGGTTTCGAATAGCAGCTGTTTATTCGAATAATGACAACAAATTGGGCAATACTTCGGGAAAGTTCCATTTGCAGAAGGCATCACAGTTGAGTGTGGCCAAGAGTCATCTGGCGGCGCCAAATTTGCAAAAAGTTGAAGGTGTAACAGAAAATGCTATTATGCTCTCGTGGGCCTTCCCATCGAATCCACCTACACCCATTGATGGCTTCTACATCCATTTCCGCCCAGCATCGACAGCCGGAGAATATTCAAAGGCCACAGTGGATGGGATGACTGTACGGCACTTCCTTATGGATTATCTGGAACCAGGTACAGCCTATGAGTTCAAACTGCAGAGTTTTACATCATCAGCAGCATCGGAATTCAGTTCAATTCTTACGGGAAAGACACTGAAACCACCCACAAAAGCAACGACAATTACACCTTCTGTTGTAGCTGCTTCGGAATCTTCCCAAAGTTCCTCGTCGAATTTACCATTGATTGCAGGTGGAGCTGGTGGAGGTGGTTTGTTGCTCCTCCTGATCATTCTCACATGCGTTTGCATCAAGAAACGCAAAAAGTCCCAAACAGATG ACGGAGTCACTGAGAGTAAAGCCCATCCGGATCACATTCAAGCTGAACCAAATGGTTTTCCTGTAGGAGGTGGAAGGGTTTTAGGTTCACCAATTCACAAAAGCAGTCGACTGAATGGTGTGGTACCTCGTATGAATATAACAGCTAATCCTCTGGCCCAGGAGGGTGACAAG AATCGCAATGTGATGGAGATGCGCTTCCTGCCAAATTCGATGCCAACCCCCGTGGCTGCAAATCCTGCCCATTTGGTGCAGCAacagcagcaacagcagcagcagcagaatAACAATTGTCCACCGCAGACGCTGCTTGTGGAGCGCCGGGGAAATGTGCGTCAGTACAACAATGGGGACGTTAAGGTGCCACTCAATCAGACAGATAGTTCATCCATGAGGCGCACGAGGAAGCACACTTCGGGCATCCCGGTGCCAAGTAGTCCACGGATGATGCATCATAATCGTTCACCCATGCCAATTCGGGCACAGACAGGTGCCAAGAGGCCACAGACGGCACGCTTAGGTGCTCATACGGAAAATATCTCATCCGGCAGTCTAAACAGTATTGAAGTGTGA
- the LOC129799715 gene encoding interference hedgehog isoform X5, with product MMSPQRISLMAFLRWRIPFLVVLNLALVATTTTAPSSKLRLYMVRSPETTVAPLGDEVLFECALNVEPERLEWRFRPQGGKNELMYLNETAGYNITFKDGVSKLRIYVSPKTIGEYQCIAWYGALALASVSAKLTLATISLGNDNNIFEQDGFGVNILDGSSKRRNPPPQIIHWQVSPGNSIIIKCGDIVSNPPPVWRYYKDNTQIQSSVLQLSSGALILTSLTPKDSGSYWCSAMNSITNTDIKIPRRTDLNVTETPRTAPTFLSQPPSVITVKPGATAILECPGIGNPVPKAVWSRPDMSIFNNRTLFVPYGLQITKVVPEDRGNYVCRLDNGISPALAHTIRLDVLEAPTIIEGPRATLTNESDMLHLDCHARGYPEPMITWMINGIDVQRDPLIHSNGSSLFIKSVQKKHAGIVQCFAKNAAGEVNEGNLLQVNPKQIPGEIEVSPLGSVPESTKSSIDHPGKQKGGGRKKHKHRKFFRTVMIPPSRPSVTRLSDESVMVRWTVPSEEGLPIQFFKVQYRMLGDPARKISRSQWMTCGEDIPPHVRSYEVQSLKPDQLYRFRIAAVYSNNDNKLGNTSGKFHLQKASQLSVAKSHLAAPNLQKVEGVTENAIMLSWAFPSNPPTPIDGFYIHFRPASTAGEYSKATVDGMTVRHFLMDYLEPGTAYEFKLQSFTSSAASEFSSILTGKTLKPPTKATTITPSVVAASESSQSSSSNLPLIAGGAGGGGLLLLLIILTCVCIKKRKKSQTDDGVTESKAHPDHIQAEPNGFPVGGGRVLGSPIHKSSRLNGVVPRMNITANPLAQEGDKRECSRIAM from the exons ATGATGTCTCCACAACGGATATCTCTTATGGCGTTCCTGCGGTGGCGGATTCCGTTTCTGGTGGTGCTCAATTTGGCCCTGGTGGCCACAACGACAACGGCACCATCGTCAAAGTTGCGCCTATACATGGTGCGATCGCCAGAGACTACGGTTGCACCTCTTGGTGATGAGGTGCTCTTTGAATGTGCACTGAATGTGGAACCGGAGCGACTTGAGTGGCGCTTCCGGCCACAAGGTGGCAAAAATGAATTGATGTACCTGAATGAAACAGCCGGCTACAACATTACATTTAAGGATGGTGTGAGCAAATTGAGGATCTACGTGAGCCCCAAGACAATTGGGGAGTATCAATGTATTGCATGGTATGGTGCATTAGCTTTGGCATCTGTCTCAGCTAAACTCACACTAGCCACAATTTCCCTTGGCAATGATAACA atatttttgaaCAAGATGGATTTGGTGTAAATATTCTTGATGGATCATCCAAGAGGAGGAATCCACCGCCTCAAATAATTCATTGGCAAGTGTCTCCGGGGAATAGTATTATCATAAAGTGTGGTGATATAGTTTCAAATCCTCCTCCTGTTTGGAGATATTACAA GGATAATACGCAAATTCAATCGTCAGTCCTTCAATTGTCTTCCGGAGCTCTTATTCTGACATCACTGACGCCTAAGGACTCAGGATCTTACTGGTGTTCAGCTATGAATAGCATTACAAATACTGATATCAAAATACCCAGGAGAACGGATCTCAATGTGACTGAAACGCCAAGAACAGCTCCAACTTTCCTCTCGCAACCACCGTCGGTGATTACAGTGAAACCGGGAGCAACGGCAATACTTGAGTGTCCGGGAATTGGAAATCCTGTGCCAAAGGCTGTCTGGAGTCGTCCGGATATGTCAATTTTCAACAATAGAACTCTCTTTGTGCCATATGGACTGCAAATAACAAAGGTTGTGCCAGAAGATCGAGGGAATTATGTGTGTCGTCTGGACAATGGAATCTCACCGGCATTGGCTCATACAATACGCCTTGATGTCCTAGAAGCACCGACAATCATTGAGGGACCACGAGCAACTCTCACAAATGAGAGTGATATGCTTCATCTTGATTGTCATGCTAGAGGATACCCAGAGCCAATGATCACGTGGATGATCAATGGTATTGATGTTCAACGGGATCCTCTGATTCACTCAAATGGATCGAGTCTCTTCATTAAGTCCGTGCAGAAGAAACATGCTGGAATTGTGCAATGTTTTGCCAAGAATGCTGCAGGAGAA GTCAACGAAGGAAATTTGCTGCAAGTCAATCCTAAGCAAATTCCAGGAGAAATTGAAGTGTCACCTTTAGGATCAGTTCCTGAATCAACAAAATCTAGCATAGATCATCCGGGAAAGCAAAAAGGCGGAGGCAGGAAGAAGCACAAGCATCGTAAGTTTTTCAGAA CTGTTATGATTCCACCATCAAGACCGAGTGTAACTAGACTCTCGGATGAATCTGTGATGGTTCGATGGACAGTTCCATCGGAGGAGGGTTTGCCTATTCAGTTTTTCAAAGTTCAGTACAGAATGTTGGGAGATCCTGCGAGGAAAATTTCCAGATCGCAGTGGATGACATGTGGTGAGGATATTCCTCCCCATGTGCGATCGTATGAAGTGCAGAGTCTCAAGCCAGATCAACTCTATCGGTTTCGAATAGCAGCTGTTTATTCGAATAATGACAACAAATTGGGCAATACTTCGGGAAAGTTCCATTTGCAGAAGGCATCACAGTTGAGTGTGGCCAAGAGTCATCTGGCGGCGCCAAATTTGCAAAAAGTTGAAGGTGTAACAGAAAATGCTATTATGCTCTCGTGGGCCTTCCCATCGAATCCACCTACACCCATTGATGGCTTCTACATCCATTTCCGCCCAGCATCGACAGCCGGAGAATATTCAAAGGCCACAGTGGATGGGATGACTGTACGGCACTTCCTTATGGATTATCTGGAACCAGGTACAGCCTATGAGTTCAAACTGCAGAGTTTTACATCATCAGCAGCATCGGAATTCAGTTCAATTCTTACGGGAAAGACACTGAAACCACCCACAAAAGCAACGACAATTACACCTTCTGTTGTAGCTGCTTCGGAATCTTCCCAAAGTTCCTCGTCGAATTTACCATTGATTGCAGGTGGAGCTGGTGGAGGTGGTTTGTTGCTCCTCCTGATCATTCTCACATGCGTTTGCATCAAGAAACGCAAAAAGTCCCAAACAGATG ACGGAGTCACTGAGAGTAAAGCCCATCCGGATCACATTCAAGCTGAACCAAATGGTTTTCCTGTAGGAGGTGGAAGGGTTTTAGGTTCACCAATTCACAAAAGCAGTCGACTGAATGGTGTGGTACCTCGTATGAATATAACAGCTAATCCTCTGGCCCAGGAGGGTGACAAG CGTGAATGTTCTAGAATCGCAATGTGA
- the LOC129799715 gene encoding interference hedgehog isoform X6: MMSPQRISLMAFLRWRIPFLVVLNLALVATTTTAPSSKLRLYMVRSPETTVAPLGDEVLFECALNVEPERLEWRFRPQGGKNELMYLNETAGYNITFKDGVSKLRIYVSPKTIGEYQCIAWYGALALASVSAKLTLATISLGNDNNIFEQDGFGVNILDGSSKRRNPPPQIIHWQVSPGNSIIIKCGDIVSNPPPVWRYYKDNTQIQSSVLQLSSGALILTSLTPKDSGSYWCSAMNSITNTDIKIPRRTDLNVTETPRTAPTFLSQPPSVITVKPGATAILECPGIGNPVPKAVWSRPDMSIFNNRTLFVPYGLQITKVVPEDRGNYVCRLDNGISPALAHTIRLDVLEAPTIIEGPRATLTNESDMLHLDCHARGYPEPMITWMINGIDVQRDPLIHSNGSSLFIKSVQKKHAGIVQCFAKNAAGEVNEGNLLQVNPKQIPGEIEVSPLGSVPESTKSSIDHPGKQKGGGRKKHKHPVMIPPSRPSVTRLSDESVMVRWTVPSEEGLPIQFFKVQYRMLGDPARKISRSQWMTCGEDIPPHVRSYEVQSLKPDQLYRFRIAAVYSNNDNKLGNTSGKFHLQKASQLSVAKSHLAAPNLQKVEGVTENAIMLSWAFPSNPPTPIDGFYIHFRPASTAGEYSKATVDGMTVRHFLMDYLEPGTAYEFKLQSFTSSAASEFSSILTGKTLKPPTKATTITPSVVAASESSQSSSSNLPLIAGGAGGGGLLLLLIILTCVCIKKRKKSQTDDGVTESKAHPDHIQAEPNGFPVGGGRVLGSPIHKSSRLNGVVPRMNITANPLAQEGDKFRNQRECSRIAM; this comes from the exons ATGATGTCTCCACAACGGATATCTCTTATGGCGTTCCTGCGGTGGCGGATTCCGTTTCTGGTGGTGCTCAATTTGGCCCTGGTGGCCACAACGACAACGGCACCATCGTCAAAGTTGCGCCTATACATGGTGCGATCGCCAGAGACTACGGTTGCACCTCTTGGTGATGAGGTGCTCTTTGAATGTGCACTGAATGTGGAACCGGAGCGACTTGAGTGGCGCTTCCGGCCACAAGGTGGCAAAAATGAATTGATGTACCTGAATGAAACAGCCGGCTACAACATTACATTTAAGGATGGTGTGAGCAAATTGAGGATCTACGTGAGCCCCAAGACAATTGGGGAGTATCAATGTATTGCATGGTATGGTGCATTAGCTTTGGCATCTGTCTCAGCTAAACTCACACTAGCCACAATTTCCCTTGGCAATGATAACA atatttttgaaCAAGATGGATTTGGTGTAAATATTCTTGATGGATCATCCAAGAGGAGGAATCCACCGCCTCAAATAATTCATTGGCAAGTGTCTCCGGGGAATAGTATTATCATAAAGTGTGGTGATATAGTTTCAAATCCTCCTCCTGTTTGGAGATATTACAA GGATAATACGCAAATTCAATCGTCAGTCCTTCAATTGTCTTCCGGAGCTCTTATTCTGACATCACTGACGCCTAAGGACTCAGGATCTTACTGGTGTTCAGCTATGAATAGCATTACAAATACTGATATCAAAATACCCAGGAGAACGGATCTCAATGTGACTGAAACGCCAAGAACAGCTCCAACTTTCCTCTCGCAACCACCGTCGGTGATTACAGTGAAACCGGGAGCAACGGCAATACTTGAGTGTCCGGGAATTGGAAATCCTGTGCCAAAGGCTGTCTGGAGTCGTCCGGATATGTCAATTTTCAACAATAGAACTCTCTTTGTGCCATATGGACTGCAAATAACAAAGGTTGTGCCAGAAGATCGAGGGAATTATGTGTGTCGTCTGGACAATGGAATCTCACCGGCATTGGCTCATACAATACGCCTTGATGTCCTAGAAGCACCGACAATCATTGAGGGACCACGAGCAACTCTCACAAATGAGAGTGATATGCTTCATCTTGATTGTCATGCTAGAGGATACCCAGAGCCAATGATCACGTGGATGATCAATGGTATTGATGTTCAACGGGATCCTCTGATTCACTCAAATGGATCGAGTCTCTTCATTAAGTCCGTGCAGAAGAAACATGCTGGAATTGTGCAATGTTTTGCCAAGAATGCTGCAGGAGAA GTCAACGAAGGAAATTTGCTGCAAGTCAATCCTAAGCAAATTCCAGGAGAAATTGAAGTGTCACCTTTAGGATCAGTTCCTGAATCAACAAAATCTAGCATAGATCATCCGGGAAAGCAAAAAGGCGGAGGCAGGAAGAAGCACAAGCATC CTGTTATGATTCCACCATCAAGACCGAGTGTAACTAGACTCTCGGATGAATCTGTGATGGTTCGATGGACAGTTCCATCGGAGGAGGGTTTGCCTATTCAGTTTTTCAAAGTTCAGTACAGAATGTTGGGAGATCCTGCGAGGAAAATTTCCAGATCGCAGTGGATGACATGTGGTGAGGATATTCCTCCCCATGTGCGATCGTATGAAGTGCAGAGTCTCAAGCCAGATCAACTCTATCGGTTTCGAATAGCAGCTGTTTATTCGAATAATGACAACAAATTGGGCAATACTTCGGGAAAGTTCCATTTGCAGAAGGCATCACAGTTGAGTGTGGCCAAGAGTCATCTGGCGGCGCCAAATTTGCAAAAAGTTGAAGGTGTAACAGAAAATGCTATTATGCTCTCGTGGGCCTTCCCATCGAATCCACCTACACCCATTGATGGCTTCTACATCCATTTCCGCCCAGCATCGACAGCCGGAGAATATTCAAAGGCCACAGTGGATGGGATGACTGTACGGCACTTCCTTATGGATTATCTGGAACCAGGTACAGCCTATGAGTTCAAACTGCAGAGTTTTACATCATCAGCAGCATCGGAATTCAGTTCAATTCTTACGGGAAAGACACTGAAACCACCCACAAAAGCAACGACAATTACACCTTCTGTTGTAGCTGCTTCGGAATCTTCCCAAAGTTCCTCGTCGAATTTACCATTGATTGCAGGTGGAGCTGGTGGAGGTGGTTTGTTGCTCCTCCTGATCATTCTCACATGCGTTTGCATCAAGAAACGCAAAAAGTCCCAAACAGATG ACGGAGTCACTGAGAGTAAAGCCCATCCGGATCACATTCAAGCTGAACCAAATGGTTTTCCTGTAGGAGGTGGAAGGGTTTTAGGTTCACCAATTCACAAAAGCAGTCGACTGAATGGTGTGGTACCTCGTATGAATATAACAGCTAATCCTCTGGCCCAGGAGGGTGACAAG TTTAGAAATCAGCGTGAATGTTCTAGAATCGCAATGTGA